The genome window CTTTTTGACGATATTCGTTAGCAAATTCAAATTGACCTCTCTCCTGGCATAACTCCGCTAACCCTCCCAATGCTTTATCATTTCTAGAATTTATCTCTAAGGCTTTTTTGAATGCTTCTTCTGCCTGCGGATATTTTTTTTCAAGTTTATAACACCACCCTAAATTAGCATATACCTGTTCATCCCCTGGCCTTAATTCTAAAGCCTTTTTTAATAATTTTTCTGCCTGAGAATATCTTCCCTTTAAACTACACAATAATCCAAAATCAACACAATTGTAATAATTGTCCGGATTTATCTCTAAGGCTTTACTGAATGCTTCTTCTGCCTGCGGATATTTTTTTTGAAGCTCATAGGTCCAACCTAACCCGCGATACGCATCTTCCGCTTGCGGGTTTATCTCTAGGGCTTTTTTAAACTCCTCTTCCGCCTGCCCATGTTTTGCCTCGCAATTGGAACATCCTCCAAGCTCAATGTATACACGATAGTTTTTGGGATTAGCTTCAAGAGCTTTTCTCAATAATGCCCTTGCTTCAGCAAATCTTTCTTGGCGCGCGTAGCAAGTCCCTAAGCCAAAATATGCATTATCACATTGCGAATTCATCTCTAAAGCCTTTTTGAACTCTTCTTCCGCCTGGACGAATTTTTTTTGATTTGTGTATAACCATCCTAAATTAACATGTTCGTCGTAATTAATTTGATCTGGTTGTAAAGAATTTTTATCTTCAGCATAAAGATCCGTTAATCCGAAAACAAAATTAAAAGATAAAGAATTATCTTTTTTATTTTCCTTCTTATGAATCCTGAGTTCGTTTATTTTCGCTTTACTATGTAACCAAATAAAATACCCGAGCTTCCAAATTTTTAATTCCCTAAAGAAATCTTTTTTTTCTGGAATTATTTTTAAGTTCTGGTCTTGTAAATAAACTACCTGATCATTTATGCCGATCATAGTAATTACTATATCCGGATTATATTTTTCCAAGTTATCTGTTAAATTTTCTAGTATACCACTTGTATGTATACCCGGAATACCCTTATTAATTACGCTGAATTTTATTCCTGTGTTTGCGGAGTTTAGGATTCTTTCCAGTTGGCTAGGGTAAGAATATTCCCCGCCTAAAGCAGTTGTGGATTCTCCTAAACATAGGATGCGGCAAGTCGATTTTTGATTCAAAGAATGGATATTCCGATATTCCTGCATGGATAAAAATATAAACCCTCCAAAACGTAACCCTATCTCAAGAATAATAATCGATAGAAATATTCCAAATAATATCAGTATTGTTTTCTGTATAATTGAAAGTTTAGCCTGCATAATAACCTTACTCCTGTTTTAGTGATTAACTTTTAAATATAATATTATCCCAAAATAGCCTGCATATTTCAACGAACAGTTTTTAAGAACCCTGCCAGAGACCCTCCTATTTACTTATTATAGACCTCTTTTAGGATAGCTTTTGCAATATTTTCTGCCAATAACCTGTTTCCCTTAGGGGTACAATGGCCAAAATCGCCAGCGAAAGCATCCTGAAAGTATTCTTTCCATCCATCCTTCTTAATTGCATCCCTAAATATCTTCTCATTGTCAACAAAGATAATACCTTGCTTGTCTTTAAATATGTTTTTTAGTGGTTCAATGCTACGATTAGGATACTGCACACAGACAAATTTAACCCTTCTTTGATCTAGGATATCCTTGAGCTTTAAGTAGTTGAAGAAAACGGAGGAATTATAATATTTTAACCGTGCTGCGTTTGCTTTTTGACGATATTCGTTAGCAAATTCAAATTGACCTCTCTCCTGGCATAACTCCGCTAACCCTCCCAATGCTTTATCATTTCTAGAATTTATCTCTAAGGCTTTTTTGAATGCTTCTTCTGCCTGGGCAAACCTAGAATTAGACATATAACAGTATCCTAACCCATTATATGCAATATCACTTTTAGAATTTATCTTTAAGGCCTTGTTATACATATCTATAGCTTGGGATAAATCTCCCTGCGCGCTGCAAATAGATCCCATGTCAACATATGTATTATAATTATTGGGATTTATCTCTAAGGCTTTTTTGAATGCCTCTTCTGACTGAACGAATTTTAACTGATAAGAATAAACCCACCCCAACCCAAGATAAGCATAATCACTATTTGGATTTACTTCTATAGCTTTTTTATACAGTTCCTCTGCCTGCGCAAATTTAGAATTATAGCTATAACAATACCCTAGCCCTGTATATGCGGTATCGCTTTTAGGGTTGATCTTTAGAGCCTTTTGAAAGGCCTCTTGCGCCTGGGATAGCCTTAGTTGATTAGAATAAACCTGTCCTAATCCAAGATAAGCATAATCACTATTTGGATTTACTTCTATAGCTTTTTTATACAGTTCCTCTGCCTGCGCAAATTTAGAATTATAGCTATAACAATACCCTAGCCCTGTATATGCGGTATCGCTTTTAGGGTTGATCTTTAAGGCTTCGTTATACATATCTATAGCTTGGGATAAATCTCCTCTGCGAGAATAACAAGTTCCCAAACCTACATATGCTGAGTCACTTTGCAGGTTAGCTACTAAGGCTTTTTTGAATTCTTCTTCTGCCTGGAATAACTTCTGCTGATTTAAATAAGACCATCCCAAACCTACATATGCAGCGTCACTTTTTGAATCCGGTTTTATATCTTCCTTAGATGACGGTTCTTGACCCACAGAATCTTGTTGATTGGCATAACAATTTTTCAATCCCAAAACAAAATCGGAAAATAAAAACCTGAATTCTCTGTTAACCACAGTTCCGCATATCTTTTGAGTATTTATTTTTGTCTTAATATACAACCAGAGAAACTTTATAAGCTTAGTAACCCTTAATTGGTTTGAGAAATTAACTACTTTTGAATTAGATGTTACATCTTGGGCTTGTAAAAATTCAAGTTGATCATTTATACCAATCATAGTAATTACTATATCCGGATTATACTTATTTAAATTGTCTGGCAAATCTTCTACTATGGCTTTAGTATGGGTTCCCGGAATACCCTTATTAATTACGCTGAATTTTATTCCTGTGTTTGCGGAGTTTAGGATTCTTTCCAGTTGGCTAGGGTAAGAATATTCCCCGCCTAAAGCAGTTGTGGATTCTCCTAAACATAGGATGCGGCAAGTCGATTTTTGATTCAAAGAATGGATATTCCGATATTCCTGCACGGATAAAAATATAAACCCTCCAAAACGTAACCCTATCTCAAGAATAATAATCGATAAAAATATTCCAAATAATATCAGTATTGTTTTCTGTATAATTGAAAGTTTAGCCTGCAATGGCATATATTAGATAACACCCATATCTGTTTTGGATAAAGTTATCGCCTTAAGTAATTCTTAGGCCAGGGGCCGGTTTAATTTATCGGAAAAATAATAAGCCAGATTTTGCCTGAATTTTTTCAGATGGTCCATGTTTTCTTAATCCCTTGCCACTTATTTTATTTCGATAAATCCCTTTTAATCGCAGCTAACCTGCTTATTTCCCTTTTTAAATTGAAAAAATCCCAGGGGTTGGATCTCAGGTTAGCTTTCAGATAATCTGCGCAAAAATCAATCCTTGAAGATAACCGCAAACGCAGCTCCTGGCTATCCCGGATGTCTGTTATGCCGGAAGAAAATTGATTTATCTGCCCGGAAATATCCATGGGAAAATAGACGCAGTCCTGAAGGCAATGGGCTTTGCATTTTTTTACATTCTTTCTTATCTTTTGCATTTGCTCGGAATGCCAAAGTTTTTTTAAATTATCTTTCCTCAAATCCCCGTATGTGCCCATACAGCTCCATAGCTTTCCTTCCGAGGTTATTACAATCCGCTTAATCCCCTCGTAACACTTAAAACGTTTGCCTGGCCGCCTGCCCCTGAAATAATCCGGAATAGCCTTTAATATGACCGAATCGGTATAGATAAACATATCTTTGGCTTTTTCTTTTATTTCAACCAGCTTACGGATATTGTTTTCCAGCATATTAAGCTCCCCGGTTAATGGCCACAGATCGCTTCTTTTACGTTCCTGCATGCTGACATTACTGACTAAAACGGGCTGGAATACAACTGTATTGCATTTTTTATTCCTGGCAAATTCGGTTATCTTCAATATATCGCCGATATTCTTATTGAGGATAGTAAAATTTATGCCGATTGAAGGGCCTTTTAAATTTAATTTTTCCTTATAAAAATTTAATTTATCGATGGCGGCGGAAGATTTATTAAAAGATCCTTTTCCTCTTATCTGATCGTTGGCCTCAAGCAAACCGTCTAAAGAAACAGTGATATGGTTTAACCCGGATTTAATCAGTTTTTGAGCGTAATCATCATCAATAAGTGTGCCGTTAGTAATAATATCGACCCAGGCAATCCCGGCTTCCCTGGAAAAGCTGATAAGCTCGATAATATCTTTACGCAGCAGCGGTTCGCCGCCGGAAAGTATCAGGTGCCTTACTCCCAACTCTTTAATCTGCTGGATAATTTTTTTTGCCTCTAGGGTGGTCGCTTCATTTTCTTGCCCCGAAGAAGATTTTGGTATATCGCACATAATACAGCGCAGGCAGCATCTGTTAGTCAGCGAAAAATACACGTGTTCGGGAGCGATTAAAGGATAAGCAATGATTCGGCTGGCGTAAAAACCGATCATATCTTCTAGCTTTATCAGCTCTCTTTCAAAATACTCATTCATTTTTTTTATTCCCAGCACTTTTATAAAGCGAAAGGAGTCTTCGTCTGAATAACAAGACTGTACACATAAATTTTTACAATTCTTGGAGTACGCCCTTAAAGTATGCGCTTCTTTGAAATCCAGGTTGCCGGTTAAATTTGCCAGAACTCCGCCAGTATGTATGCCCGGCACCCCTTTGTTGACTACGCCAAATTTCACATCCCGATTTGATGAGTTTAAAATCCTTTCCAGCTGGGAAGGATAAGGGTATGCGCCTCCCAAAGCAGTTGTAGACTCTCCTAAACACAGGATGGTCTAGGTTGATTTCTGTTTCAAAGAAAAAGTATTGCGATGGTCCTGAACTAAAAAAAATATGAACCCCCCAAGGCGCAATCCGGCTTCTAAGAAGATGCGGGATAAAAATATCCCGAATAATACTAACATTATTCTTTCCCTAAAAACGCCAGGCTTCAACATTATTTCCTTCAAAAATTAATTGTGGTATACTGTTTCTATTAAAAATGATTAAAAATAGCCTGCTTATTTTTTTCTTTTCTATAATTTTATCTTTCACCTATGCCTATGCCCGGTTGGAAGTAGTTGCAACCGAGGAAAACGGTATATCGCATTCCGACGGATTACGTTTTGATAGCGAAAATAATTTATTTGTTGCCAATGAAAAGGCGCATAACATTCTTAAAATAACCCCCCAAGGGGAGATATCGGTATTTGCCGACCAAAATGATGGTTTGGTCGAACCCGAATGTATCGCCATCAAAGATAATATTCTATTCGTATCCGATGACGCTACCGGCACTGTTTTTAGGTTCGAAGCCCCCCACAAAGGAAGCGTTTTTCTTAACCGTTCAAACGGAATCCTACAGCCGGAAGGATTAGCCTTTGACTCAAAAGGCAACCTTTTTACCGCCGACGAAGAAAGGTTCTGCATATTTAAAATTACCCCGGATAAACAAATTTCCGTTTTTGCAGATTTTACTTCCGGCATAATCACCCCCGAGGACCTTATCTTTGACAATAAAGGAAATCTCTATGTAGCCGATGATGAAGCCGGAGCTATTTTTAAATTCAGAGCTGACGGCTCGTACACCTTGTTATTAGACCGTTCAAATGGACTAATAGCCGCAGAATCAATTTCTTTTGATTCTAAAGGCAACTTATTTATTTCAGACAGCGGTTCAAATATTGTCTATAAACTATCTGCTAATTCTAAGCTGGTACCGGTATTGTCCCCTAAAGACGGCCTAAGCCGCCCGGAAGGCATAGCTTTCGATAACCAGGATAATCTTTATATTTCCGATAATATAAAAAGCCGGATCCTAAAAATCACAAAAGATTAGTGTTTTTCTAACCCACTGCTTTTCGAGATTATACTACCCATGGCTCTTGGGTCATATTTACCCCACCTTGCGCCATAATGGTAAATAAAATCCTGCATTCCATAAAAACAATCATATCTAAAATCGGTATCCTTGATTTTTTTCAATAATACTGCGCCTTTAATTAACTCA of Candidatus Omnitrophota bacterium contains these proteins:
- a CDS encoding tetratricopeptide repeat protein, whose amino-acid sequence is MQAKLSIIQKTILILFGIFLSIIILEIGLRFGGFIFLSMQEYRNIHSLNQKSTCRILCLGESTTALGGEYSYPSQLERILNSANTGIKFSVINKGIPGIHTSGILENLTDNLEKYNPDIVITMIGINDQVVYLQDQNLKIIPEKKDFFRELKIWKLGYFIWLHSKAKINELRIHKKENKKDNSLSFNFVFGLTDLYAEDKNSLQPDQINYDEHVNLGWLYTNQKKFVQAEEEFKKALEMNSQCDNAYFGLGTCYARQERFAEARALLRKALEANPKNYRVYIELGGCSNCEAKHGQAEEEFKKALEINPQAEDAYRGLGWTYELQKKYPQAEEAFSKALEINPDNYYNCVDFGLLCSLKGRYSQAEKLLKKALELRPGDEQVYANLGWCYKLEKKYPQAEEAFKKALEINSRNDKALGGLAELCQERGQFEFANEYRQK
- a CDS encoding tetratricopeptide repeat protein, producing MPLQAKLSIIQKTILILFGIFLSIIILEIGLRFGGFIFLSVQEYRNIHSLNQKSTCRILCLGESTTALGGEYSYPSQLERILNSANTGIKFSVINKGIPGTHTKAIVEDLPDNLNKYNPDIVITMIGINDQLEFLQAQDVTSNSKVVNFSNQLRVTKLIKFLWLYIKTKINTQKICGTVVNREFRFLFSDFVLGLKNCYANQQDSVGQEPSSKEDIKPDSKSDAAYVGLGWSYLNQQKLFQAEEEFKKALVANLQSDSAYVGLGTCYSRRGDLSQAIDMYNEALKINPKSDTAYTGLGYCYSYNSKFAQAEELYKKAIEVNPNSDYAYLGLGQVYSNQLRLSQAQEAFQKALKINPKSDTAYTGLGYCYSYNSKFAQAEELYKKAIEVNPNSDYAYLGLGWVYSYQLKFVQSEEAFKKALEINPNNYNTYVDMGSICSAQGDLSQAIDMYNKALKINSKSDIAYNGLGYCYMSNSRFAQAEEAFKKALEINSRNDKALGGLAELCQERGQFEFANEYRQKANAARLKYYNSSVFFNYLKLKDILDQRRVKFVCVQYPNRSIEPLKNIFKDKQGIIFVDNEKIFRDAIKKDGWKEYFQDAFAGDFGHCTPKGNRLLAENIAKAILKEVYNK
- a CDS encoding radical SAM protein, whose translation is MGGAYPYPSQLERILNSSNRDVKFGVVNKGVPGIHTGGVLANLTGNLDFKEAHTLRAYSKNCKNLCVQSCYSDEDSFRFIKVLGIKKMNEYFERELIKLEDMIGFYASRIIAYPLIAPEHVYFSLTNRCCLRCIMCDIPKSSSGQENEATTLEAKKIIQQIKELGVRHLILSGGEPLLRKDIIELISFSREAGIAWVDIITNGTLIDDDYAQKLIKSGLNHITVSLDGLLEANDQIRGKGSFNKSSAAIDKLNFYKEKLNLKGPSIGINFTILNKNIGDILKITEFARNKKCNTVVFQPVLVSNVSMQERKRSDLWPLTGELNMLENNIRKLVEIKEKAKDMFIYTDSVILKAIPDYFRGRRPGKRFKCYEGIKRIVITSEGKLWSCMGTYGDLRKDNLKKLWHSEQMQKIRKNVKKCKAHCLQDCVYFPMDISGQINQFSSGITDIRDSQELRLRLSSRIDFCADYLKANLRSNPWDFFNLKREISRLAAIKRDLSK
- a CDS encoding NHL repeat-containing protein gives rise to the protein MIKNSLLIFFFSIILSFTYAYARLEVVATEENGISHSDGLRFDSENNLFVANEKAHNILKITPQGEISVFADQNDGLVEPECIAIKDNILFVSDDATGTVFRFEAPHKGSVFLNRSNGILQPEGLAFDSKGNLFTADEERFCIFKITPDKQISVFADFTSGIITPEDLIFDNKGNLYVADDEAGAIFKFRADGSYTLLLDRSNGLIAAESISFDSKGNLFISDSGSNIVYKLSANSKLVPVLSPKDGLSRPEGIAFDNQDNLYISDNIKSRILKITKD